One Candidatus Zixiibacteriota bacterium genomic window carries:
- a CDS encoding QueT transporter family protein, whose amino-acid sequence MRHFTIRQTALAGLVAAIYAVLSLVFQPISFGVYQVRIAEALTVLPFLAGAAVPGLFIGCLLANILGGMGWLDIVIGPLITLAAGILTWYSRRLGKNALVAGAVPIAIALMWVGAVYLLTSFDSSSRIIAGVALSVVGLLPVVLVSLRKPKLNAVIKERFWTWSTVSLIVAVISIPIMKNTDEFFFFICGSLLLVAAVFSSVTLTWLWLKGENASVLLAPLPPVVLNAFGVSAYLAGIIGVDYWFCVQMIGVGQLIACYALGLPILLILKRRNIFG is encoded by the coding sequence GTGCGTCACTTTACTATTCGTCAGACAGCCCTGGCCGGATTAGTTGCCGCTATCTATGCGGTCCTCAGTCTGGTCTTTCAGCCTATTTCCTTTGGTGTCTATCAAGTCCGAATAGCTGAGGCACTCACCGTCCTGCCGTTCCTGGCCGGTGCGGCTGTACCGGGACTTTTTATCGGCTGTCTTCTGGCGAACATTCTGGGTGGGATGGGCTGGCTCGACATTGTGATCGGTCCGCTGATAACTTTGGCTGCAGGTATCCTAACCTGGTATTCGCGACGACTGGGGAAGAACGCTCTTGTGGCCGGGGCGGTACCGATTGCTATTGCTCTGATGTGGGTCGGCGCGGTTTATCTTCTGACATCCTTTGATTCCTCAAGCCGTATCATAGCCGGGGTTGCCCTGTCTGTTGTGGGCTTGTTGCCCGTAGTGCTGGTTTCGCTGAGGAAACCGAAGTTAAACGCTGTCATAAAGGAACGTTTTTGGACCTGGTCCACAGTGAGTTTGATTGTTGCAGTTATATCAATACCAATTATGAAGAACACCGATGAGTTCTTTTTCTTCATCTGTGGTAGTTTGCTATTAGTGGCAGCGGTGTTCAGCTCTGTCACTCTCACCTGGCTCTGGCTCAAGGGCGAAAACGCAAGTGTTCTGCTGGCCCCATTGCCGCCGGTAGTGCTCAATGCGTTCGGTGTGTCTGCTTATCTGGCCGGCATAATCGGGGTTGATTATTGGTTCTGCGTTCAGATGATCGGGGTGGGACAATTGATCGCCTGTTACGCACTGGGTCTGCCCATATTGTTGATCCTCAAGAGACGCAACATTTTTGGTTGA
- a CDS encoding peptidylprolyl isomerase, whose product MRLLTLVTFLTCLLILGAVSCSSSDVEAGDKESTNKVVLEEIVMAPEEPAGDSLAAFRHPVRSKDNQIVTISTNYGDMTLELWHDVAPNHADSFVARTNDGFYDSLIFHRVVTDFMIQGGCPKKNGTGNAGYFLNSEFSDNLHMEGSLSMARSRSPHSASCQFFICLKPAPMLDKEPNKYTVFGQLLKGYDVLHKIGEVEVKAAVGGREVSSPVNEVTMEKVFLSDAEGKPLEK is encoded by the coding sequence ATGAGACTTCTGACCTTAGTAACGTTCTTGACCTGCCTACTGATTCTGGGTGCGGTGAGCTGCAGCAGTAGTGATGTGGAAGCAGGAGACAAGGAAAGCACCAACAAGGTAGTATTAGAGGAAATTGTAATGGCACCAGAGGAACCAGCCGGAGACAGCCTGGCCGCATTTCGTCATCCAGTGCGCAGTAAGGACAACCAGATTGTAACGATTAGTACCAACTATGGTGATATGACGTTGGAGTTGTGGCATGATGTGGCTCCGAACCACGCCGATTCTTTTGTGGCCCGGACTAATGATGGATTTTACGACAGCCTGATATTCCATCGTGTCGTTACTGACTTCATGATCCAGGGCGGTTGTCCCAAGAAGAACGGTACCGGTAACGCCGGTTATTTCCTGAACTCTGAGTTCTCTGACAATCTACACATGGAAGGATCTCTTTCCATGGCACGATCGCGCAGTCCGCATTCGGCTTCCTGCCAGTTCTTTATCTGTCTCAAGCCGGCTCCGATGCTCGACAAAGAGCCCAATAAGTACACTGTCTTTGGACAATTGCTGAAGGGCTACGATGTCCTCCACAAGATTGGCGAAGTAGAGGTAAAAGCCGCCGTAGGAGGTCGTGAAGTATCCTCACCGGTGAATGAGGTAACCATGGAAAAGGTCTTTCTCTCTGATGCAGAGGGAAAACCTCTCGAGAAGTAA
- a CDS encoding 1-deoxy-D-xylulose-5-phosphate reductoisomerase → MNARKISILGSTGSIGRSTLDVVTAHPGKFDVVVLAAYSNTELLADQCRRFRPRYACLVDSSKINELRSRLGDLKVELLAGKEELVKLAGLDEIDLVVNAVVGAAGLLASLEALKKGKPLALANKESLVAGGPLFPEIIKKSGGKILPIDSEHSALWQSLTAGKKDEVRRLIITASGGPFRHLAADKFDAITPARALDHPTWKMGPKISIDSATLANKGLEVIEAVALFDMPVEKVSVVIHPESIVHSMVEYIDSSIIAQLSSPDMRLPITYAMFWPDRMPSEFGRLEIEQLSGLTFEPPDLQKFGALRLAFEVAKKGGTAPAVFNAANEVAVESFLSNSIKFTEITDIIDRAVETIDLVSRPELEDILEADRWARELAHQIVESSTC, encoded by the coding sequence ATGAATGCGCGGAAGATAAGTATACTCGGTTCGACTGGCTCTATCGGTCGGTCTACTCTGGATGTGGTCACTGCCCACCCTGGTAAGTTCGACGTTGTAGTGCTGGCAGCATACAGCAACACCGAACTACTGGCCGATCAGTGCCGTCGGTTTCGACCGAGATATGCCTGTTTGGTGGATTCGTCGAAAATCAATGAACTCCGTTCACGGCTCGGTGATCTGAAAGTTGAACTTCTGGCGGGGAAAGAGGAGCTTGTCAAGTTGGCCGGTCTGGACGAAATTGACCTGGTGGTCAATGCGGTGGTAGGGGCAGCCGGATTACTCGCTTCCCTTGAGGCACTCAAAAAGGGTAAGCCACTGGCTTTGGCGAATAAAGAATCACTGGTAGCAGGTGGACCACTTTTCCCGGAGATTATCAAGAAGAGCGGAGGGAAGATTCTCCCGATTGATTCTGAACACTCGGCCTTATGGCAATCATTGACCGCAGGAAAGAAAGATGAGGTTCGACGTCTGATAATTACCGCTTCGGGCGGTCCATTCCGACATTTGGCGGCGGACAAGTTTGACGCGATCACACCTGCCCGGGCGCTGGATCATCCTACCTGGAAGATGGGACCGAAAATCTCGATAGACTCTGCCACGCTGGCCAACAAGGGGCTGGAAGTGATTGAGGCGGTGGCGTTATTTGACATGCCGGTAGAGAAAGTCTCGGTGGTAATTCATCCTGAGTCGATTGTGCACTCGATGGTCGAGTATATAGATTCATCGATCATAGCTCAGCTATCAAGCCCGGATATGCGCTTACCTATCACCTATGCGATGTTTTGGCCCGACCGGATGCCGTCGGAGTTTGGACGACTGGAGATTGAGCAACTCTCAGGGTTAACTTTTGAACCGCCGGACTTGCAGAAATTCGGAGCCTTGCGCCTGGCCTTCGAGGTTGCGAAAAAGGGAGGGACAGCCCCTGCTGTCTTTAACGCTGCCAATGAAGTGGCGGTGGAGTCATTCCTGAGCAATTCTATCAAATTTACTGAGATTACCGATATCATAGACAGGGCGGTTGAAACAATCGACCTGGTATCACGTCCTGAGTTAGAGGACATTCTTGAAGCCGACCGTTGGGCCCGGGAGTTAGCCCATCAAATTGTGGAGAGTTCGACATGTTGA
- the rseP gene encoding RIP metalloprotease RseP, translating to MLTNIVSFVFVLGILVFIHELGHFLVAKRVGIKVERFSLGFPPNIFSKLWRGTTYCIGIIPLGGYVKMAGEQPTEEATGAPDEFMSKSVGQRAAVIFAGPFMNYVLAILLLIGIFYFGGRPLADQTRVLVGEVVEDSPAEKAGLKADDVIIAINGEPVIRFDSLARRINAIVEKPLDLTWVHGQDTITSSIVTMAVPVPNAEGSMDTIGLIGFNQKIIGYEEYGLWESITKGTVTAHVLVGQTVQFLSKLVSGQVSPKAIGGPLFIAQQSGREAKKGASNLFLFMALLSVNLAIINVLPIPVLDGGQLIFLAIEKFNGSPLSMKVRIIAQQVGIVLVLSLIVMVTYNDIIRVIQGF from the coding sequence ATGTTGACGAACATAGTGTCGTTTGTATTTGTTCTTGGTATCCTGGTGTTCATTCACGAACTTGGCCATTTTCTGGTGGCCAAGAGGGTCGGGATCAAGGTGGAGCGTTTTTCGCTTGGTTTCCCGCCGAATATCTTCTCGAAACTTTGGCGCGGCACAACGTATTGTATTGGCATCATTCCGCTCGGCGGTTATGTCAAGATGGCCGGCGAACAACCCACCGAGGAAGCCACCGGAGCGCCGGACGAGTTCATGTCCAAGTCGGTTGGACAACGAGCGGCGGTTATTTTCGCCGGACCGTTCATGAACTATGTTCTGGCCATTTTGCTGTTGATCGGAATTTTCTACTTTGGTGGTCGTCCCCTTGCCGATCAAACCAGGGTATTGGTGGGTGAAGTTGTTGAGGATAGCCCGGCAGAGAAGGCTGGTCTTAAGGCTGATGATGTTATCATTGCTATCAACGGTGAACCCGTCATTAGATTTGATTCACTGGCACGTCGTATTAATGCTATTGTAGAGAAACCGCTTGATTTGACCTGGGTCCACGGTCAGGATACGATCACGTCCTCTATTGTTACTATGGCGGTTCCGGTACCCAACGCCGAGGGAAGCATGGATACGATTGGTCTCATCGGGTTTAATCAGAAAATCATCGGCTATGAAGAGTATGGTCTGTGGGAGTCGATAACAAAGGGGACCGTAACGGCGCATGTGCTGGTCGGTCAGACCGTTCAGTTTCTGTCCAAACTGGTCTCGGGGCAGGTTTCGCCTAAAGCCATAGGTGGACCGCTGTTTATCGCCCAGCAGTCGGGTCGTGAAGCTAAAAAAGGGGCTTCCAACCTGTTTCTGTTCATGGCCCTGTTGTCGGTTAATCTGGCGATAATAAATGTGCTGCCTATTCCGGTGCTCGATGGCGGTCAACTCATCTTTCTTGCCATAGAAAAATTCAATGGATCGCCATTGTCGATGAAGGTACGCATTATAGCCCAGCAAGTAGGAATTGTTCTCGTACTGAGTTTGATCGTGATGGTTACCTATAACGACATCATTCGCGTTATCCAGGGATTCTAA